The Herpetosiphonaceae bacterium genome window below encodes:
- a CDS encoding patatin-like phospholipase family protein, translating to MNARPRSIGLALGGGGGKGSAHIGVLTALEALHVPIDVIAGTSIGGLVGALYAVGYRPYQIEQWFQRATMRRILDRDPTNGGFIGTRKIEALLREAFGGRTFADATLPLALVAVDIGRGTEVILRDGPLVDAVLASTAIPGLFPPVLRDTRVLVDGGVLNNVPVDVAQMLGADRVIAVDLGLVSGEFVYGQTGEPPIAMWSPRRWVPRSQMALAERALALMMAQITERRLAQTPPTVLLRPVVSRLFPLDFTRTVEGRMCGERAAFKQRAALEAIRDWRLATEST from the coding sequence ATGAATGCTCGACCACGATCGATTGGCCTGGCGCTCGGCGGCGGCGGAGGTAAAGGCTCCGCGCATATCGGTGTATTGACGGCGCTGGAAGCGCTGCATGTTCCGATCGATGTGATCGCCGGGACGAGCATCGGCGGCCTGGTGGGAGCGCTGTATGCCGTGGGCTACCGGCCCTACCAGATCGAGCAATGGTTTCAGCGGGCGACGATGCGCCGGATTCTGGATCGTGATCCGACCAACGGCGGCTTTATCGGCACGCGCAAGATCGAGGCGCTGCTGCGCGAGGCGTTTGGCGGGCGCACCTTCGCCGACGCGACGCTTCCGCTGGCGCTGGTTGCGGTGGATATTGGGCGCGGCACGGAGGTCATCTTGCGCGATGGCCCGCTCGTCGATGCGGTGCTGGCCTCGACGGCCATTCCCGGCCTGTTTCCGCCGGTCCTTCGCGACACGCGGGTGCTGGTTGACGGGGGCGTGCTCAACAATGTGCCGGTCGATGTTGCGCAGATGCTCGGCGCTGACCGGGTGATCGCCGTCGACCTGGGGCTGGTATCAGGAGAGTTCGTGTATGGACAGACGGGAGAGCCGCCGATCGCGATGTGGTCGCCGCGCCGCTGGGTGCCACGGAGCCAGATGGCGCTGGCTGAGCGGGCGCTGGCGCTGATGATGGCGCAGATCACCGAGCGGCGGCTGGCGCAAACTCCGCCCACCGTGCTGCTGCGCCCGGTTGTTTCGCGCTTGTTTCCGCTGGACTTTACCCGCACGGTAGAAGGCCGGATGTGCGGCGAGCGGGCCGCGTTCAAGCAGCGCGCGGCACTGGAGGCCATACGTGATTGGCGGCTAGCGACCGAGTCGACGTGA
- a CDS encoding SH3 domain-containing protein, translated as MRSIPHRYLRHGFIALSIPAALLAGTVIPAAQQSSSTITPVAAAYAVQSSLGAFQGDAAVAAEATADEFVFTDTASALAAPVNTRYAPVAVDVANLRSGPGIKYNRIGKLTEGQTVRLLGRNGEWYKIETKNGTTGWLHGELVNVSSAAANSLMTVKASAVPAKARVGTTTDSNVNLRSGPSTGYKVVTQLPAGIKLEVLGQQDGWYRVATPKGTVGWITDDFFKLGQASVAPAKASSNGAILARVGENRVNLRKGPNTRFGSFGKMAEGTQIEVLARNGNWLKVRSPRGTVGWIAKDLVEITAGSIENVPITKDVPALPKPQVQPQTPAAPAAPSVAASGDAAGIAMRYVGARYVYGGASPRGFDCSGLTSYVYRQLGVNLPHKASMQFSTRYGQRVGFGDLAPGDLVFFANTAGPGITHVALYTGNGMMVSASTPRMGVQYVSIHSRYWRSHFAGAIRPYR; from the coding sequence TTGCGCTCGATCCCGCATCGCTACCTGCGTCACGGCTTTATTGCGCTTTCCATTCCGGCTGCGTTACTCGCAGGCACCGTGATTCCTGCGGCTCAGCAATCCTCATCGACCATTACGCCAGTTGCCGCAGCATATGCGGTCCAGAGCAGCTTAGGCGCGTTCCAGGGCGACGCTGCCGTTGCCGCAGAGGCAACCGCCGACGAGTTTGTTTTTACCGATACCGCGTCGGCTCTGGCAGCGCCCGTCAACACCCGCTACGCGCCTGTCGCGGTGGATGTCGCCAATCTACGCAGCGGCCCCGGCATTAAGTATAATCGGATCGGCAAGCTGACGGAAGGCCAGACCGTGCGCCTGCTGGGTCGTAACGGCGAGTGGTACAAGATCGAAACCAAGAACGGCACGACTGGCTGGCTACACGGCGAGCTGGTGAACGTCAGCAGCGCCGCCGCAAACTCGCTGATGACGGTCAAAGCTAGCGCTGTTCCGGCCAAGGCCCGCGTCGGCACAACCACCGACTCAAATGTTAATCTGCGCAGCGGCCCCAGCACTGGATATAAAGTCGTCACCCAGTTGCCTGCCGGGATCAAGCTCGAAGTGCTCGGCCAGCAGGACGGCTGGTATCGCGTCGCAACGCCCAAGGGCACGGTCGGCTGGATCACCGACGATTTCTTCAAACTCGGTCAGGCGAGCGTCGCGCCCGCCAAAGCATCCTCGAACGGCGCGATCCTGGCGCGGGTTGGCGAAAACCGGGTGAACCTGCGCAAAGGCCCGAACACGCGCTTCGGTAGCTTCGGCAAGATGGCCGAGGGCACGCAGATCGAGGTGCTGGCGCGCAACGGCAACTGGCTCAAGGTCCGCTCGCCGCGCGGCACGGTCGGCTGGATCGCCAAGGATCTGGTCGAGATCACCGCGGGCAGCATCGAGAATGTGCCGATCACCAAGGATGTGCCCGCGCTGCCGAAGCCACAGGTTCAGCCGCAGACTCCGGCTGCTCCCGCAGCGCCGAGCGTGGCTGCCTCCGGCGACGCCGCCGGCATCGCGATGCGCTACGTCGGCGCGCGCTATGTCTATGGCGGCGCCAGCCCGCGCGGCTTCGATTGCTCCGGCCTGACGAGCTACGTGTACCGCCAGCTTGGCGTGAATCTGCCCCACAAAGCGAGCATGCAGTTCAGCACGCGCTACGGCCAGCGCGTCGGCTTCGGCGATCTGGCACCGGGCGATCTGGTCTTCTTCGCGAATACCGCCGGTCCTGGCATTACGCATGTGGCGCTCTACACCGGCAACGGCATGATGGTTTCGGCTAGCACGCCGCGCATGGGCGTGCAGTACGTCAGCATCCACAGCCGCTACTGGCGGAGCCACTTCGCAGGCGCGATCCGTCCGTACCGCTAG